In one Gemmatimonas aurantiaca genomic region, the following are encoded:
- a CDS encoding ABC transporter ATP-binding protein: MTGAAATPAVELSKLRFAYRTGADVLAIDSLTIARGETVFLHGPSGSGKTTLLGLLAGVLQATSGEVRVLGENFSTMSSGARDAFRARHLGYVFQMFNLIPYLPVRENILLPIRLEPVRRQRLGSQSYDAAVQDVAEQLDIARYLDSPITELSVGQQQRVAAARALIGHPEVVIADEPTSALDTDRREQFLELLFRSCEKAGATLVFVSHDHTLMPLFSRIVELTEINHAARSSRQTGTFAAPHGGAA; encoded by the coding sequence ATGACGGGCGCGGCGGCCACTCCGGCCGTCGAGCTCTCGAAGCTGCGCTTTGCCTATCGCACCGGGGCCGATGTGTTGGCGATCGATTCGCTGACCATCGCCCGTGGCGAGACGGTCTTCCTGCACGGGCCGAGCGGGAGTGGCAAGACCACGCTGCTCGGCCTTCTCGCGGGGGTCCTGCAGGCCACCAGCGGCGAGGTGCGAGTGCTCGGCGAGAATTTCTCCACGATGTCGAGTGGTGCGCGGGACGCGTTTCGCGCGCGGCATCTGGGGTATGTGTTCCAGATGTTCAACCTCATTCCGTACCTCCCGGTGCGGGAGAACATCCTGTTGCCCATCCGGCTCGAACCGGTGCGTCGTCAGCGACTGGGGTCGCAGTCGTACGACGCGGCGGTGCAGGATGTGGCGGAGCAGCTCGACATCGCGCGGTATCTCGACTCGCCCATCACCGAACTGAGCGTCGGACAGCAGCAACGGGTGGCGGCGGCGCGCGCGCTCATCGGGCACCCCGAGGTGGTCATCGCCGATGAACCCACCAGCGCGCTCGACACGGATCGCCGGGAACAGTTCCTCGAACTGCTGTTCCGGTCCTGTGAGAAGGCCGGCGCCACGCTGGTGTTCGTCAGTCACGATCATACACTGATGCCGTTGTTCTCCCGCATCGTGGAGCTGACCGAGATCAATCACGCCGCGCGCAGCAGCCGGCAGACCGGCACCTTTGCCGCGCCGCACGGAGGTGCCGCATGA
- a CDS encoding FtsX-like permease family protein, whose amino-acid sequence MMLILRLALASLRSRLLTTALTVASIALSVTLLVGIETVRAGVRESFAGTIRGVDLIVGARGGTLQILLSTVFGIGSPAGSVKLSTMERWAEHPAVKWVVPYSLGDSHRGFRVVGTTTEFYERYRYRQNNPIVFAAGRAAQSDTEVVIGSEVADRLKYTVGTPVVVTHGLRDIGTSNHDAHPFHVVGVLARTFTPIDRAVYVTLEGIEAMHEGVETAAPAPVLPTSISPRPDSAPGRASAQAGRASSASSAAAVAVVEANKRRAAALPVAPPPGTPMAMPGAEPPPGTPMAMPGAEPPPGTPMVMPGAEAPAAVVAQPVKPVVKTPVKAAPAEEKHDEAEAHDHGDDQITAFFVGTKNRFEALMLQREMNTDLVEPLTAVIPGVALGELWQNIGSAEVGLRVIAMFAVAISITGMLVALYSSLEARRREMAILRAVGAGPKTIIALLVIESTMLAIIGCIVGVAAVYAGLALAQGPIEQRFGLHLALRALGETEYMYLAIVIVSGMLIGFVPAWKAYRTSLVDGLSPRA is encoded by the coding sequence ATGATGCTCATTCTGCGTCTGGCACTGGCGTCGTTGCGCAGTCGACTGCTCACCACGGCCCTGACGGTGGCGTCCATCGCGTTGTCGGTGACGCTGCTGGTGGGGATCGAAACGGTGCGCGCCGGGGTGCGGGAAAGTTTTGCGGGCACCATCCGGGGTGTCGATCTGATTGTCGGCGCGCGCGGCGGCACCCTGCAGATCCTGCTGAGCACCGTGTTCGGCATCGGTTCGCCGGCCGGTTCGGTGAAGCTGTCCACGATGGAACGGTGGGCGGAGCATCCGGCGGTGAAGTGGGTGGTGCCGTATTCGCTGGGCGACAGCCATCGGGGTTTCCGCGTGGTGGGCACCACGACGGAGTTCTACGAGCGGTATCGCTATCGTCAGAACAATCCGATCGTGTTCGCGGCCGGTCGGGCGGCGCAGTCCGATACGGAAGTGGTGATCGGCAGCGAAGTGGCCGATCGCCTCAAGTACACGGTGGGCACACCGGTGGTGGTCACCCACGGCCTGCGCGACATCGGTACGTCCAATCATGATGCGCATCCGTTCCACGTGGTGGGTGTGCTGGCGCGGACGTTCACGCCGATCGATCGTGCGGTGTACGTGACGCTGGAAGGCATCGAAGCGATGCACGAGGGTGTGGAGACCGCGGCACCTGCTCCGGTGTTGCCCACCTCGATCTCGCCGCGTCCCGATTCGGCGCCCGGCCGTGCGTCGGCCCAGGCAGGTCGCGCTTCGTCGGCATCGTCCGCCGCCGCGGTCGCGGTGGTGGAAGCCAACAAACGTCGTGCCGCCGCACTGCCGGTGGCGCCGCCGCCCGGTACGCCGATGGCGATGCCGGGCGCGGAACCTCCGCCGGGCACCCCGATGGCGATGCCGGGAGCCGAACCCCCACCGGGCACGCCGATGGTGATGCCGGGTGCCGAGGCGCCGGCGGCGGTCGTGGCGCAGCCGGTCAAGCCGGTGGTGAAAACACCCGTGAAGGCCGCGCCCGCCGAGGAGAAGCACGATGAAGCGGAGGCGCACGATCACGGCGACGATCAGATCACCGCATTTTTCGTGGGCACCAAGAACCGTTTCGAAGCGCTGATGCTGCAGCGGGAGATGAACACCGATCTGGTGGAACCGCTCACGGCCGTCATTCCCGGTGTGGCACTGGGTGAGCTGTGGCAGAACATCGGTAGCGCCGAAGTGGGTCTGCGGGTGATCGCGATGTTCGCGGTGGCGATCAGCATCACCGGTATGCTGGTGGCGCTCTATTCGTCACTCGAAGCGCGTCGTCGGGAGATGGCGATCCTGCGTGCCGTGGGCGCCGGCCCCAAAACCATCATCGCGCTGCTCGTGATCGAGAGTACGATGCTGGCCATCATCGGCTGCATCGTCGGTGTGGCTGCCGTGTACGCCGGGCTGGCGTTGGCGCAGGGGCCGATCGAACAGCGCTTCGGTCTGCATCTCGCGCTGCGTGCACTCGGTGAGACCGAGTACATGTATCTCGCGATCGTGATCGTGTCGGGCATGCTCATCGGCTTCGTGCCCGCCTGGAAAGCGTACCGCACCAGTCTCGTGGATGGACTGAGCCCACGGGCGTGA
- a CDS encoding M20/M25/M40 family metallo-hydrolase, whose protein sequence is MKKSVVLLALAASSLSAQPPGGRGGPPPVVRNPQGLPISPAPDYVRTDAPTDPMIQKIWDEGMQRSQAASLAQQLMDSIGPRLTGSPNMTRGQDWLLATYKKWGVPARKEQYGTWNSWNRGATFVQLTAPRVKPLEATMMSWSGNTAGKWVEGDVITLKPYATPEEFKAWLPNVKGKIVLASAPRLSCRMPAQVQEFAMASTLAALDSAQRDLTATYAGLTQRVPTFYADVKAAGAVAVFESNWSQFPGIDKVFGSPRNAALPTIDIGCEDYGMLFRLAQNKQGPKIKMLAESQALGEKPVFNVVAEIKGSSKPDEYVVLSAHFDSWEGHSGATDNGTGTITMLEALRILKTVLPNPSRTIVVGHWSGEEQGLNGSGAYAADHPEVIKGLQFAFNQDNGTGRIVSTGPSILPENGPRLAQYMKQMPAQLTQTIRLSGPSGIGGGSDHASFLCHGAPAASLGALGWDYGNTTWHTNRDSYDKVVMDDLKQNATLTAMFAYLASEDPQKSSRTLMNPMPTGPNGQPITIPNCTPPARESSGYRR, encoded by the coding sequence ATGAAGAAATCGGTCGTGCTTCTCGCACTTGCTGCGTCGTCACTGTCCGCGCAGCCTCCCGGTGGCCGCGGCGGGCCGCCGCCCGTCGTACGGAATCCGCAGGGACTCCCCATCTCGCCGGCGCCCGACTACGTGCGCACCGACGCGCCCACCGATCCGATGATCCAGAAGATCTGGGACGAGGGCATGCAGCGCTCACAGGCCGCATCGCTCGCCCAGCAGCTCATGGATTCCATCGGACCGCGTCTGACCGGATCGCCCAACATGACGCGCGGTCAGGACTGGCTGCTCGCCACGTACAAAAAGTGGGGCGTGCCGGCGCGCAAGGAGCAGTACGGCACGTGGAATTCGTGGAACCGCGGCGCCACATTCGTCCAGCTCACCGCGCCGCGCGTCAAGCCGCTCGAAGCCACGATGATGTCGTGGAGCGGCAACACCGCCGGCAAGTGGGTGGAAGGGGACGTCATCACGCTCAAGCCGTATGCGACGCCCGAGGAGTTCAAGGCGTGGCTGCCGAACGTGAAGGGCAAGATCGTGCTCGCGAGCGCGCCGCGGTTGTCGTGCCGCATGCCGGCGCAGGTGCAGGAGTTCGCGATGGCCAGCACGCTGGCCGCGCTCGACTCGGCGCAGCGTGACCTCACGGCCACCTATGCGGGACTCACGCAGCGCGTCCCCACGTTCTACGCCGACGTGAAGGCCGCCGGTGCCGTGGCCGTCTTCGAATCGAACTGGTCGCAGTTCCCCGGCATCGACAAGGTGTTCGGCTCGCCGCGCAATGCCGCGCTGCCCACCATCGATATCGGCTGCGAAGACTACGGCATGCTCTTCCGTCTGGCCCAGAACAAGCAGGGACCGAAGATCAAGATGCTCGCCGAATCGCAGGCGCTCGGTGAGAAGCCGGTGTTCAACGTGGTGGCCGAGATCAAGGGATCGTCGAAGCCCGATGAATACGTGGTGCTGTCGGCGCACTTCGACAGTTGGGAAGGACACTCCGGCGCCACCGACAACGGCACGGGCACCATCACGATGCTCGAAGCGTTGCGCATTCTGAAGACCGTGCTGCCCAACCCGTCGCGCACCATCGTGGTGGGACACTGGAGCGGTGAAGAGCAGGGCCTCAACGGCTCCGGCGCGTACGCGGCCGATCATCCCGAGGTGATCAAGGGCCTGCAGTTCGCGTTCAATCAGGACAACGGCACTGGACGCATCGTGAGCACCGGCCCGAGCATCCTGCCGGAGAACGGCCCGCGTCTCGCCCAGTACATGAAGCAGATGCCGGCCCAGCTCACGCAGACCATCCGTCTGTCAGGCCCGTCGGGCATCGGCGGTGGATCGGATCACGCCTCGTTCCTCTGCCATGGTGCGCCCGCGGCGAGCCTCGGCGCACTGGGCTGGGACTATGGCAACACCACCTGGCACACGAACCGCGACTCCTACGACAAGGTCGTCATGGACGATCTCAAGCAGAACGCGACGCTCACTGCGATGTTCGCGTACCTCGCCAGCGAAGATCCCCAGAAGAGTTCGCGCACGCTGATGAATCCCATGCCGACCGGCCCGAACGGTCAGCCGATCACGATTCCGAACTGCACGCCACCCGCGCGTGAGTCGAGCGGGTATCGCCGCTGA
- the ruvA gene encoding Holliday junction branch migration protein RuvA, translating into MISQVRGTLVHRELDRVEILTAGGVAYECLIPLSVFESLPAEGGTVTLHTHLAVREDGWQLYGFSHAYERAVFQKLLGAKGVGPALALGILSALTPDRVVRALRDKDVLTLMRVPRVGRKKAEQIILDLADKIDTVGTAPTTGTAPSPGSDDAVRALITLGYNQVEAERAVRAVVEGGTHGEVSAIVRGALAKLTAK; encoded by the coding sequence ATGATTTCCCAGGTGCGTGGGACGTTGGTCCATCGTGAACTCGATCGCGTGGAGATCCTGACTGCCGGTGGCGTGGCCTACGAATGCCTCATCCCGCTGTCGGTCTTCGAATCCCTTCCGGCCGAAGGGGGCACGGTCACGTTGCACACGCATCTCGCCGTACGTGAAGACGGGTGGCAGCTCTACGGGTTTTCCCACGCGTACGAGCGTGCGGTCTTTCAGAAGCTGCTTGGCGCCAAGGGTGTGGGTCCCGCACTGGCGCTGGGCATTCTCTCGGCGCTCACCCCCGATCGGGTGGTGCGGGCCCTGCGCGACAAGGACGTGCTCACGCTCATGCGCGTGCCGCGGGTGGGTCGCAAGAAAGCGGAGCAGATCATTCTCGATCTGGCCGACAAGATCGACACCGTGGGGACGGCCCCCACAACGGGCACGGCGCCATCACCCGGAAGTGATGACGCCGTACGGGCGCTCATAACGCTCGGCTACAATCAGGTCGAAGCCGAACGGGCCGTGCGGGCCGTCGTGGAAGGCGGCACACACGGAGAAGTCAGTGCGATCGTCCGCGGCGCGCTGGCGAAGCTCACCGCCAAATAG
- the ruvC gene encoding crossover junction endodeoxyribonuclease RuvC: MTRPSLVLGIDPGTAVTGFGVVAFDGRAATLVECGVLRTTAHDALSVRLTEIHDGVRDLIARHRPDTISVEDIFYARNVRTTVVLGHARGVILLAGQQAGLTIREYPPAEIKKAITGRGAATKEQVQFMVTKLLRLKHAPEPADAADGVAAALCACLSIQLPRLPEVRRPDMTTTKRAPRR; this comes from the coding sequence GTGACCCGTCCGTCGCTCGTGCTCGGGATCGACCCCGGCACGGCGGTGACCGGGTTCGGGGTGGTGGCATTCGATGGACGGGCCGCCACCCTCGTGGAATGCGGCGTGCTGCGCACCACCGCGCACGACGCCCTCTCCGTGCGACTCACGGAAATCCATGATGGCGTGCGCGACCTCATTGCCCGCCATCGTCCCGATACCATCAGTGTCGAGGACATCTTCTACGCCCGCAACGTACGCACCACGGTGGTGCTGGGTCACGCGCGCGGCGTGATCCTGCTGGCCGGACAGCAGGCCGGTCTCACCATCCGCGAGTATCCGCCGGCCGAGATCAAGAAGGCCATCACCGGACGTGGCGCGGCCACCAAGGAGCAGGTGCAATTCATGGTGACCAAACTGCTGCGGCTCAAACATGCGCCTGAACCCGCCGATGCGGCCGATGGTGTGGCCGCCGCACTCTGTGCCTGTCTGTCCATCCAACTGCCGCGCCTTCCCGAAGTGCGACGGCCCGACATGACCACCACCAAACGAGCGCCCCGTCGATGA
- a CDS encoding YebC/PmpR family DNA-binding transcriptional regulator: protein MAGHSKWKQIKHYKAATDKKRGALFTRLIREITMAAKLGGGDPSGNPRLRTAIDNAKASSMPKDNIERAIKKGTGELEGVDYTEVLYEAYGPGGVAIMIAAVTDNPTRTVADVRHKLSRNNGNMGTTNSVAFMFDRKGQMTVPSDGVNEDALIEAALEAGAEDVVNEGEVFVITTDPGALHATKEGLESGKYTVENAELAWVPRSTVKVEGDNATQLLKLLEALEELDDVQKVDANFEMDEDAMADA, encoded by the coding sequence ATGGCTGGTCACAGCAAATGGAAGCAGATCAAGCACTACAAGGCCGCCACCGACAAGAAGCGGGGCGCGCTCTTCACCCGCCTGATCCGCGAAATCACGATGGCGGCGAAACTGGGGGGCGGTGATCCCTCCGGCAATCCGCGTCTGCGCACGGCCATCGACAACGCCAAGGCCAGCTCGATGCCCAAGGACAACATCGAGCGCGCCATCAAGAAGGGTACCGGCGAGCTCGAAGGCGTCGACTATACCGAAGTGCTGTACGAAGCCTACGGACCCGGCGGCGTCGCCATCATGATCGCCGCCGTCACGGACAATCCCACGCGCACCGTGGCCGACGTCCGGCACAAGCTCTCGCGCAACAACGGCAACATGGGCACCACCAATTCGGTGGCCTTCATGTTCGACCGCAAGGGACAGATGACCGTGCCCTCCGATGGCGTGAACGAAGACGCACTCATCGAAGCCGCGCTCGAGGCCGGCGCCGAGGACGTGGTGAACGAAGGCGAAGTCTTCGTGATCACCACCGACCCCGGTGCGCTGCATGCCACCAAGGAAGGGCTCGAAAGCGGGAAGTACACCGTGGAGAACGCCGAACTCGCCTGGGTGCCGCGCAGCACCGTGAAGGTGGAAGGCGACAACGCCACGCAACTGCTCAAGCTGCTCGAAGCGCTCGAAGAACTCGACGACGTGCAGAAAGTCGACGCGAACTTCGAAATGGACGAAGACGCGATGGCCGACGCGTGA
- a CDS encoding DnaB-like helicase C-terminal domain-containing protein: MSHDSDISPLTRLVARLDRLSAGISASADDTGGFDVAVSVGDVDPAIVASGFPSIDRAIGGGFRRGDLVVLGGDDGVGCSALALAITLRADRRALLLTSEMRPERAYERALSMSARVSLEALRLGVVSTDERTRLATAALMLRDKAPVVETLLTGGVQAVDRALEASPDVPLVVVDALEGLLDRDLAPADALAHAVLTLKRLALHRQVVVLLTTHLPALDRQRGDRRPRLADFGLGGAVGAHADLVLGLYREELYEADLGVTGATELLVLKHRDGPRGYIDLYFDARFGRFEDVLEE; the protein is encoded by the coding sequence ATGAGTCACGACAGCGACATCTCACCACTCACGCGGCTCGTCGCCCGTCTCGATCGCCTGAGTGCCGGTATCAGTGCCAGCGCCGACGACACGGGCGGTTTCGACGTGGCGGTGAGTGTGGGCGATGTCGATCCGGCGATTGTGGCCAGCGGGTTTCCCTCCATCGACCGTGCCATCGGCGGCGGATTCCGGCGCGGTGATCTGGTGGTCCTCGGTGGTGACGACGGCGTGGGATGCTCGGCGCTCGCGCTCGCCATCACCCTGCGCGCCGATCGTCGCGCGCTCCTGCTCACCAGCGAGATGCGCCCGGAGCGCGCCTACGAACGTGCCCTGTCGATGTCGGCCCGGGTCTCGCTCGAGGCCCTCCGACTCGGCGTGGTGTCCACCGACGAGCGCACCCGCCTGGCCACGGCGGCGCTCATGCTGCGCGACAAGGCGCCGGTGGTGGAGACATTGCTCACCGGTGGGGTGCAGGCCGTCGATCGGGCTCTCGAAGCCTCACCCGACGTGCCTCTCGTCGTGGTCGATGCACTGGAAGGCCTGCTCGATCGTGATCTCGCTCCGGCCGATGCACTGGCCCACGCGGTGCTCACGCTCAAACGGTTGGCCCTGCATCGACAGGTGGTGGTGCTGCTCACCACACATCTCCCGGCCCTCGACCGACAGCGTGGCGACCGGCGTCCGCGGCTCGCCGACTTCGGACTCGGCGGCGCCGTGGGCGCGCACGCCGACCTCGTACTCGGCTTGTATCGCGAGGAACTCTACGAAGCCGATCTCGGCGTGACCGGCGCCACGGAGTTGCTGGTCCTCAAGCACCGCGACGGGCCGCGTGGGTACATCGATCTCTATTTCGATGCGCGGTTCGGACGATTCGAGGACGTGCTGGAGGAGTAG